A single Thunnus thynnus chromosome 6, fThuThy2.1, whole genome shotgun sequence DNA region contains:
- the snphb gene encoding cytospin-A, with the protein MSAPAPANRRSVSGSRRFDYCRFIELDYVPMEAGYMVSMRPTKGYASTKSPSKGYPSTKSPDRHSRSTNSPSTPRSRRTPAAPSNRDPYGNASFSSSSNSGSCKGSDCSPTKGRHQKYTSCTDNHGIRPPPPEQYLTPLQQKEVCIRHLRAKLKETINTLQDRDTEIDELRGQLYRMQEDWVEEECHRVEAQLALKEARQEIHQLKQAVDTVRARLSDAGGLSGDIGVQKYFQDINTQNHKLENLLLSMELAQAGLAKEGEAIPGCRIRVGGSAPASVSGESPGGIPKPAVGGRGSCSCDGSPARSLTRSSTYTKLSDQALADRNGNGPDFPCLSGDGTQDSGFVCCGESSIPSRADLLLEAAFLSEETASLLNSYAQTFSHSLPSSMPSSLPSSMPSSLPSSLPSSLPHTFSHTLPHSFPRNLSHSMPHTMPHSSTYEKLCTGERLAPVRCGLGGVSCMSHPCLSTPPPLPLPLRETGIQTESCPIPATAGYPSDLDTIAEQRTFRSQACSPTSTWKLSDEGEEEV; encoded by the exons ATTTGACTACTGCAGGTTCATAGAGCTAGACTACGTTCCCATGGAGGCAGGCTATATGGTTTCAATGCGCCCAACTAAAGGCTATGCATCAACCAAGTCACCAAGTAAAGGATACCCTTCCACCAAGTCTCCGGACCGCCACAGCCGTTCAACAAACTCTCCCTCCACCCCTCGTTCTCG GCGGACTCCAGCTGCGCCCAGTAATAGAGATCCCTATGGCAATGcctccttcagcagcagcagcaactcaGGCTCTTGTAAAGGCAGCGACTGCAGCCCCACCAAAGG ACGTCACCAGAAGTACACATCATGTACGGACAACCATGGTATCCGGCCCCCTCCACCAGAGCAGTACCTCACACCCCTGCAGCAGAAGGAGGTGTGTATCAGACACCTGCGGGCCAAGCTAAAAGAAACTATCAACACTCTTCAAGACAG GGACACAGAGATAGATGAGCTGAGAGGGCAGCTTTACAGAATGCAGGAGGACTGGGTTGAGGAGGAATGTCACCGTGTGGAGGCTCAGCTGGCCCTAAAGGAGGCTCGTCAGGAGATCCACCAGCTCAAACAGGCCGTGGACACTGTCCGTGCCAGGCTCAGTGACGCCGGGGGACTCAGTGGAGACATAGGGGTTCAGAAGTACTTCCAGGACATCAACACTCAGAACCACAAGCTCGAGAACCTTTTGCTCAGCATGGAATTAGCCCAGGCTGGGTTAGCCAAGGAGGGGGAAGCCATACCAGGCTGTCGGATCCGTGTCGGGGGTTCAGCACCAGCGTCTGTATCAGGTGAAAGTCCAGGGGGAATACCCAAACCTGCAGTAGGTGGGAGGGGGTCTTGCTCCTGTGATGGTTCCCCAGCCCGTTCTCTGACCCGGAGCTCCACCTACACCAAGCTGAGTGATCAGGCACTGGCAGACAGGAACGGCAATGGGCCAGACTTTCCTTGTCTGTCAGGTGATGGCACCCAGGACAGCGGCTTTGTATGCTGTGGGGAGAGCAGCATCCCCAGTCGGGCTGACCTGCTGCTGGAGGCCGCCTTCCTCTCTGAGGAAACAGCATCTTTACTCAACTCCTATGCGCAGACCTTTTCCCACTCTCTGCCCAGCTCCATGCCCAGCTCTCTGCCCAGCTCCATGCCCAGCTCTCTGCCCAGCTCTCTGCCCAGCTCTCTGCCTCACACCTTCTCCCATACTTTACCTCATTCTTTCCCTCGCAACTTGTCACACTCTATGCCCCACACTATGCCACACTCCTCCACCTATGAGAAGCTTTGCACAGGTGAGCGGCTGGCACCCGTTCGTTGCGGCCTGGGTGGAGTGAGCTGTATGAGCCACCCCTGCCtgtccacccccccccctctaccCCTGCCTCTGCGGGAGACGGGCATTCAGACCGAAAGCTGCCCCATCCCAGCAACAGCAGGTTACCCTTCTGACCTAGACACTATCGCGGAGCAACGCACTTTTCGCTCCCAGGCCTGCAGCCCCACCTCCACCTGGAAATTGTCTgatgagggggaggagga AGTATAA